The Cricetulus griseus strain 17A/GY chromosome 9, alternate assembly CriGri-PICRH-1.0, whole genome shotgun sequence genome has a segment encoding these proteins:
- the Cnot3 gene encoding CCR4-NOT transcription complex subunit 3 isoform X2 produces the protein MADKRKLQGEIDRCLKKVSEGVEQFEDIWQKLHNAANANQKEKYEADLKKEIKKLQRLRDQIKTWVASNEIKDKRQLIENRKLIETQMERFKVVERETKTKAYSKEGLGLAQKVDPAQKEKEEVGQWLTNTIDTLNMQVDQFESEVESLSVQTRKKKGDKDQKQDRIEGLKRHIEKHRYHVRMLETILRMLDNDSILVDAIRKIKDDVEYYVDSSQDPDFEENEFLYDDLDLEDIPQALVATSPPSHSHMEDEIFNQSSSTPTSTTSSSPIPPSPANCTTENSEDDKKRGRSTDSEVSQSPAKNGSKPVHSNQHPQSPAVPPTYPSGPPSATSALSSTPGNNGASTPAAPPSALGPKASPAPSHNSGTPAPYAQAVAPPNAGGASSAQPRPPSAQPSGGSGGSGGGSSSSSNSGAGGGGAGKQNGATSYSSVVADSPAEVALSSSGGSSASSQALGPASGPHNPAPITSKESSTAAPTGAGSAASGSGNNSGGPSLLVPLPVNPPSSPTPSFSEAKAAGTLLNGPPQFSTTPEIKAPEPLSSLKSMAERAAISSGIEDPVPTLHLTERDIILSSTSAPPTSAQPPLQLSEVNIPLSLGVCPLGPVSLTKEQLYQQAMEEAAWHHMPHPSDSERIRQYLPRNPCPTPPYHHQMPPPHSDTVEFYQRLSTETLFFIFYYLEGTKAQYLAAKALKKQSWRFHTKYMMWFQRHEEPKTITDEFEQGTYIYFDYEKWGQRKKEGFTFEYRYLEDRDLQ, from the exons ATGGCGGACAAGCGCAAACTCCAAG GTGAGATTGATCGCTGCCTCAAGAAGGTGTCCGAAGGCGTGGAGCAGTTTGAAGATATTTGGCAAAAG CTCCACAATGCAGCCAACGCGAACCAGAAAGAAAAGTATGAGGCTGACCTAAAGAAGGAGATTAAGAAGCTACAA CGGCTGAGGGACCAGATCAAGACATGGGTAGCATCCAACGAGATCAAGGACAAAAGGCAGCTCATCGAAAACCGCAAGCTCATTGAAACG CAAATGGAACGGTTCAAAGTTGTGGAACGAGAGACCAAAACCAAAGCttatagcaaggagggcctaggtctggctCAGAAGGTGGACCCTGcccagaaggagaaggaagaggttGGCCAGTGGCTTACG AACACCATTGACACCCTAAATATGCAGGTGGACCAGTTTGAGAGTGAGGTGGAGTCACTGTCGGTGCAGACACGCAAGAAGAAGGGCGACAAGGAT CAGAAGCAGGACCGCATTGAGGGCCTGAAGCGGCACATCGAGAAGCACCGATACCACGTGCGCATGCTCGAGACCATCCTGCGCATGCTGGACAACGACTCCATCCTGGTGGACGCCATCCGCAAGATCAAGGACGACGTGGAGTACTACGTCGACTCCTCCCAGGACCCCGACTTCGAGGAGAACGAGTTCCTCTACGACGACCTGGACCTCGAGGACATTC caCAGGCGCTGGTCGCCACCTCCCCACCCAGCCACAGCCACATGGAGGACGAGATCTTCAACCAGTCCAGCAGCACGCCCACCTCAACAACTTCCAGCTCTCCCATCCCACCCAGCCCAGCTAACTGCACTACG GAAAACTCTGAAGATGATAAGAAGAGGGGCCGCTCCACAGACAGTGAAGTCAGTCAG TCTCCAGCCAAAAACGGCTCCAAGCCTGTCCACAGCAACCAGCACCCCCAGTCCCCAGCTGTGCCGCCCACCTACCCCTCTGGCCCCCCATCTGCCACTTCTGCCTTGAGCTCCACCCCTGGCAACAATGGGGCCTCTACCCCAGCAGCACCTCCAAGTGCCCTGGGCCCCAAGGCCAGTCCAGCTCCCAGCCACAACTCGGGTACTCCTGCCCCCTATGCCCAGGCTGTGGCCCCACCCAATGCCGGCGGGGCCAGCAGTGCCCAGCCCCGGCCCCCCAGCGCCCAGCCGAGCGGGGGAAGTGGTGGCAGCGGCGGcgggagcagcagcagcagtaacaGTGGTGCAGGCGGAGGAGGGGCCGGCAAGCAGAACGGCGCCACCA gcTACAGTTCGGTTGTCGCGGACAGCCCTGCAGAGGTGGCCCTGAGCAGCAGCGGGGGGAGCAGTGCCAGCAGCCAAGCCCTGGGGCCCGCTTCGGGCCCTCACAACCCAGCTCCCATCACCTC AAAGGAATCCAGTACGGCAGCCCCAACGGGGGCTGGGAGTGCGGCTTCAGGCTCAGGGAACAACTCAGGGGGACCCAGCCTCTTGGTGCCACTGCCTGTGAATCCCCCCAGTTCTCCAACACCCAGCTTCAGTGAGGCCAAGGCAGCTGGGACCCTGCTCAATGGTCCTCCACAGTTCAGCACCACCCCAGAGATCAAG gcCCCCGAACCGCTGAGCTCTCTGAAATCCATGGCAGAACGGGCAGCTATCAGCTCTGGCATTGAGGACCCTGTGCCAACGTTACACCTGACAGAGCGAG ACATCATCCTGAGCAGCACATCAGCACCCCCCACCTCAGCCCAGCCACCCCTGCAGCTGTCAGAGGTGAACATACCATTGTCACTGGGCGTGTGTCCACTGGGGCCAGTGTCCCTCACCAAGGAGCAGCTCTACCAGCAGGCCATGGAAGAGGCCGCCTGGCACCACATGCCCCACCCCTCTGACTCCGAGCGCATTCG GCAGTACCTCCCCCGGAACCCTTGCCCGACGCCCCCCTACCACCACCAGATGCCACCCCCACACTCGGACACCGTGGAGTTCTACCAGCGCCTGTCAACCGAGACactcttcttcatcttctactATCTGGAG GGAACCAAGGCGCAGTACTTGGCAGCCAAGGCCCTGAAGAAGCAGTCCTGGAGATTCCACACCAAGTACATGATGTGGTTTCAGAGGCATGAGGAGCCCAAGACCATCACAGATGAGTTTGAGCAG
- the Cnot3 gene encoding CCR4-NOT transcription complex subunit 3 isoform X4 has product MADKRKLQGEIDRCLKKVSEGVEQFEDIWQKLHNAANANQKEKYEADLKKEIKKLQRLRDQIKTWVASNEIKDKRQLIENRKLIETQMERFKVVERETKTKAYSKEGLGLAQKVDPAQKEKEEVGQWLTNTIDTLNMQVDQFESEVESLSVQTRKKKGDKDQKQDRIEGLKRHIEKHRYHVRMLETILRMLDNDSILVDAIRKIKDDVEYYVDSSQDPDFEENEFLYDDLDLEDIPQALVATSPPSHSHMEDEIFNQSSSTPTSTTSSSPIPPSPANCTTSPAKNGSKPVHSNQHPQSPAVPPTYPSGPPSATSALSSTPGNNGASTPAAPPSALGPKASPAPSHNSGTPAPYAQAVAPPNAGGASSAQPRPPSAQPSGGSGGSGGGSSSSSNSGAGGGGAGKQNGATSYSSVVADSPAEVALSSSGGSSASSQALGPASGPHNPAPITSKESSTAAPTGAGSAASGSGNNSGGPSLLVPLPVNPPSSPTPSFSEAKAAGTLLNGPPQFSTTPEIKAPEPLSSLKSMAERAAISSGIEDPVPTLHLTERDIILSSTSAPPTSAQPPLQLSEVNIPLSLGVCPLGPVSLTKEQLYQQAMEEAAWHHMPHPSDSERIRQYLPRNPCPTPPYHHQMPPPHSDTVEFYQRLSTETLFFIFYYLEGTKAQYLAAKALKKQSWRFHTKYMMWFQRHEEPKTITDEFEQGTYIYFDYEKWGQRKKEGFTFEYRYLEDRDLQ; this is encoded by the exons ATGGCGGACAAGCGCAAACTCCAAG GTGAGATTGATCGCTGCCTCAAGAAGGTGTCCGAAGGCGTGGAGCAGTTTGAAGATATTTGGCAAAAG CTCCACAATGCAGCCAACGCGAACCAGAAAGAAAAGTATGAGGCTGACCTAAAGAAGGAGATTAAGAAGCTACAA CGGCTGAGGGACCAGATCAAGACATGGGTAGCATCCAACGAGATCAAGGACAAAAGGCAGCTCATCGAAAACCGCAAGCTCATTGAAACG CAAATGGAACGGTTCAAAGTTGTGGAACGAGAGACCAAAACCAAAGCttatagcaaggagggcctaggtctggctCAGAAGGTGGACCCTGcccagaaggagaaggaagaggttGGCCAGTGGCTTACG AACACCATTGACACCCTAAATATGCAGGTGGACCAGTTTGAGAGTGAGGTGGAGTCACTGTCGGTGCAGACACGCAAGAAGAAGGGCGACAAGGAT CAGAAGCAGGACCGCATTGAGGGCCTGAAGCGGCACATCGAGAAGCACCGATACCACGTGCGCATGCTCGAGACCATCCTGCGCATGCTGGACAACGACTCCATCCTGGTGGACGCCATCCGCAAGATCAAGGACGACGTGGAGTACTACGTCGACTCCTCCCAGGACCCCGACTTCGAGGAGAACGAGTTCCTCTACGACGACCTGGACCTCGAGGACATTC caCAGGCGCTGGTCGCCACCTCCCCACCCAGCCACAGCCACATGGAGGACGAGATCTTCAACCAGTCCAGCAGCACGCCCACCTCAACAACTTCCAGCTCTCCCATCCCACCCAGCCCAGCTAACTGCACTACG TCTCCAGCCAAAAACGGCTCCAAGCCTGTCCACAGCAACCAGCACCCCCAGTCCCCAGCTGTGCCGCCCACCTACCCCTCTGGCCCCCCATCTGCCACTTCTGCCTTGAGCTCCACCCCTGGCAACAATGGGGCCTCTACCCCAGCAGCACCTCCAAGTGCCCTGGGCCCCAAGGCCAGTCCAGCTCCCAGCCACAACTCGGGTACTCCTGCCCCCTATGCCCAGGCTGTGGCCCCACCCAATGCCGGCGGGGCCAGCAGTGCCCAGCCCCGGCCCCCCAGCGCCCAGCCGAGCGGGGGAAGTGGTGGCAGCGGCGGcgggagcagcagcagcagtaacaGTGGTGCAGGCGGAGGAGGGGCCGGCAAGCAGAACGGCGCCACCA gcTACAGTTCGGTTGTCGCGGACAGCCCTGCAGAGGTGGCCCTGAGCAGCAGCGGGGGGAGCAGTGCCAGCAGCCAAGCCCTGGGGCCCGCTTCGGGCCCTCACAACCCAGCTCCCATCACCTC AAAGGAATCCAGTACGGCAGCCCCAACGGGGGCTGGGAGTGCGGCTTCAGGCTCAGGGAACAACTCAGGGGGACCCAGCCTCTTGGTGCCACTGCCTGTGAATCCCCCCAGTTCTCCAACACCCAGCTTCAGTGAGGCCAAGGCAGCTGGGACCCTGCTCAATGGTCCTCCACAGTTCAGCACCACCCCAGAGATCAAG gcCCCCGAACCGCTGAGCTCTCTGAAATCCATGGCAGAACGGGCAGCTATCAGCTCTGGCATTGAGGACCCTGTGCCAACGTTACACCTGACAGAGCGAG ACATCATCCTGAGCAGCACATCAGCACCCCCCACCTCAGCCCAGCCACCCCTGCAGCTGTCAGAGGTGAACATACCATTGTCACTGGGCGTGTGTCCACTGGGGCCAGTGTCCCTCACCAAGGAGCAGCTCTACCAGCAGGCCATGGAAGAGGCCGCCTGGCACCACATGCCCCACCCCTCTGACTCCGAGCGCATTCG GCAGTACCTCCCCCGGAACCCTTGCCCGACGCCCCCCTACCACCACCAGATGCCACCCCCACACTCGGACACCGTGGAGTTCTACCAGCGCCTGTCAACCGAGACactcttcttcatcttctactATCTGGAG GGAACCAAGGCGCAGTACTTGGCAGCCAAGGCCCTGAAGAAGCAGTCCTGGAGATTCCACACCAAGTACATGATGTGGTTTCAGAGGCATGAGGAGCCCAAGACCATCACAGATGAGTTTGAGCAG
- the Cnot3 gene encoding CCR4-NOT transcription complex subunit 3 isoform X3, whose protein sequence is MADKRKLQGEIDRCLKKVSEGVEQFEDIWQKLHNAANANQKEKYEADLKKEIKKLQRLRDQIKTWVASNEIKDKRQLIENRKLIETQMERFKVVERETKTKAYSKEGLGLAQKVDPAQKEKEEVGQWLTNTIDTLNMQVDQFESEVESLSVQTRKKKGDKDKQDRIEGLKRHIEKHRYHVRMLETILRMLDNDSILVDAIRKIKDDVEYYVDSSQDPDFEENEFLYDDLDLEDIPQALVATSPPSHSHMEDEIFNQSSSTPTSTTSSSPIPPSPANCTTENSEDDKKRGRSTDSEVSQSPAKNGSKPVHSNQHPQSPAVPPTYPSGPPSATSALSSTPGNNGASTPAAPPSALGPKASPAPSHNSGTPAPYAQAVAPPNAGGASSAQPRPPSAQPSGGSGGSGGGSSSSSNSGAGGGGAGKQNGATSYSSVVADSPAEVALSSSGGSSASSQALGPASGPHNPAPITSKESSTAAPTGAGSAASGSGNNSGGPSLLVPLPVNPPSSPTPSFSEAKAAGTLLNGPPQFSTTPEIKAPEPLSSLKSMAERAAISSGIEDPVPTLHLTERDIILSSTSAPPTSAQPPLQLSEVNIPLSLGVCPLGPVSLTKEQLYQQAMEEAAWHHMPHPSDSERIRQYLPRNPCPTPPYHHQMPPPHSDTVEFYQRLSTETLFFIFYYLEGTKAQYLAAKALKKQSWRFHTKYMMWFQRHEEPKTITDEFEQGTYIYFDYEKWGQRKKEGFTFEYRYLEDRDLQ, encoded by the exons ATGGCGGACAAGCGCAAACTCCAAG GTGAGATTGATCGCTGCCTCAAGAAGGTGTCCGAAGGCGTGGAGCAGTTTGAAGATATTTGGCAAAAG CTCCACAATGCAGCCAACGCGAACCAGAAAGAAAAGTATGAGGCTGACCTAAAGAAGGAGATTAAGAAGCTACAA CGGCTGAGGGACCAGATCAAGACATGGGTAGCATCCAACGAGATCAAGGACAAAAGGCAGCTCATCGAAAACCGCAAGCTCATTGAAACG CAAATGGAACGGTTCAAAGTTGTGGAACGAGAGACCAAAACCAAAGCttatagcaaggagggcctaggtctggctCAGAAGGTGGACCCTGcccagaaggagaaggaagaggttGGCCAGTGGCTTACG AACACCATTGACACCCTAAATATGCAGGTGGACCAGTTTGAGAGTGAGGTGGAGTCACTGTCGGTGCAGACACGCAAGAAGAAGGGCGACAAGGAT AAGCAGGACCGCATTGAGGGCCTGAAGCGGCACATCGAGAAGCACCGATACCACGTGCGCATGCTCGAGACCATCCTGCGCATGCTGGACAACGACTCCATCCTGGTGGACGCCATCCGCAAGATCAAGGACGACGTGGAGTACTACGTCGACTCCTCCCAGGACCCCGACTTCGAGGAGAACGAGTTCCTCTACGACGACCTGGACCTCGAGGACATTC caCAGGCGCTGGTCGCCACCTCCCCACCCAGCCACAGCCACATGGAGGACGAGATCTTCAACCAGTCCAGCAGCACGCCCACCTCAACAACTTCCAGCTCTCCCATCCCACCCAGCCCAGCTAACTGCACTACG GAAAACTCTGAAGATGATAAGAAGAGGGGCCGCTCCACAGACAGTGAAGTCAGTCAG TCTCCAGCCAAAAACGGCTCCAAGCCTGTCCACAGCAACCAGCACCCCCAGTCCCCAGCTGTGCCGCCCACCTACCCCTCTGGCCCCCCATCTGCCACTTCTGCCTTGAGCTCCACCCCTGGCAACAATGGGGCCTCTACCCCAGCAGCACCTCCAAGTGCCCTGGGCCCCAAGGCCAGTCCAGCTCCCAGCCACAACTCGGGTACTCCTGCCCCCTATGCCCAGGCTGTGGCCCCACCCAATGCCGGCGGGGCCAGCAGTGCCCAGCCCCGGCCCCCCAGCGCCCAGCCGAGCGGGGGAAGTGGTGGCAGCGGCGGcgggagcagcagcagcagtaacaGTGGTGCAGGCGGAGGAGGGGCCGGCAAGCAGAACGGCGCCACCA gcTACAGTTCGGTTGTCGCGGACAGCCCTGCAGAGGTGGCCCTGAGCAGCAGCGGGGGGAGCAGTGCCAGCAGCCAAGCCCTGGGGCCCGCTTCGGGCCCTCACAACCCAGCTCCCATCACCTC AAAGGAATCCAGTACGGCAGCCCCAACGGGGGCTGGGAGTGCGGCTTCAGGCTCAGGGAACAACTCAGGGGGACCCAGCCTCTTGGTGCCACTGCCTGTGAATCCCCCCAGTTCTCCAACACCCAGCTTCAGTGAGGCCAAGGCAGCTGGGACCCTGCTCAATGGTCCTCCACAGTTCAGCACCACCCCAGAGATCAAG gcCCCCGAACCGCTGAGCTCTCTGAAATCCATGGCAGAACGGGCAGCTATCAGCTCTGGCATTGAGGACCCTGTGCCAACGTTACACCTGACAGAGCGAG ACATCATCCTGAGCAGCACATCAGCACCCCCCACCTCAGCCCAGCCACCCCTGCAGCTGTCAGAGGTGAACATACCATTGTCACTGGGCGTGTGTCCACTGGGGCCAGTGTCCCTCACCAAGGAGCAGCTCTACCAGCAGGCCATGGAAGAGGCCGCCTGGCACCACATGCCCCACCCCTCTGACTCCGAGCGCATTCG GCAGTACCTCCCCCGGAACCCTTGCCCGACGCCCCCCTACCACCACCAGATGCCACCCCCACACTCGGACACCGTGGAGTTCTACCAGCGCCTGTCAACCGAGACactcttcttcatcttctactATCTGGAG GGAACCAAGGCGCAGTACTTGGCAGCCAAGGCCCTGAAGAAGCAGTCCTGGAGATTCCACACCAAGTACATGATGTGGTTTCAGAGGCATGAGGAGCCCAAGACCATCACAGATGAGTTTGAGCAG